The Triplophysa rosa linkage group LG3, Trosa_1v2, whole genome shotgun sequence genome has a segment encoding these proteins:
- the sntb2 gene encoding beta-2-syntrophin isoform X2 — protein MAVWTRADKQGHLDLLLSDRWVRVSAELTRDTLKLTAESEPSGPAGYPEHNFHLKNGVSNGNEQNREIYPSRGQYDSQGRVNGTDSESSFPGYCDSEGVRIVRIVKQESGGLGISIKGGRENRMPILISKIFPGLAADQSRALRVGDAILSVNGSDLREATHDAAVQALKKAGKEVTLDVKYIREVSPLFKKSSVSTEPPWEGHLPSPKHSSSDESPKSGVTRDRKIIPLKMSYISRNLTMPDLENRLLELHSPDGQHTVVLRCKDGASAHSWFTAIHTNIAALLPQTLIHINSFLSNSNTNCTLKHIGWLAEQLDDSSRHQYRRVVMALTEKDILLFHSVPWTYEHWATPLLTHPLLATRLVHSGSVRSSPALGGDLFFATRTGTGRGIESHVFRVETHWDLSTWTRALVQGGHSASELIKEAVC, from the exons ATGGCTGTGTGGACCCGCGCGGACAAACAGGGTCATCTGGACCTGCTGCTAAGCGACCGCTGGGTTCGAGTCTCCGCCGAACTCACCCGGGACACTCTCAAGCTCACGGCGGAGAGCGAACCGAGTGGGCCCGCGGGCTATCCCGAGCACAACTTTCACTTAAAAAACGGCGTTTCCAATGGCAACGAACAGAACCGAGAGATTTATCCGAGCCGTGGACAGTACGACAGCCAGGGCCGGGTCAACGGGACAGACTCGGAATCCAGCTTCCCGGGTTATTGTGACTCGGAGGGGGTTCGGATTGTTCGGATAGTCAAACAGGAGTCGGGTGGACTGGGAATCAGCATCAAAGGTGGACGGGAGAACCGTATGCCCATCCTCATTTCGAAGATCTTTCCCGGTTTAGCGGCGGATCAGAGTCGAGCATTGCGCGTCGGTGACGCCATCCTATCCGTCAACGGTAGCGACCTCCGCGAAGCCACGCACGATGCGGCGGTGCAGGCGCTAAAGAAAGCCGGAAAAGAGGTGACGCTGGACG tgAAGTACATCAGAGAGGTTTCTCCTCTCTTTAAGAAGTCCTCCGTGAGCACAGAGCCGCCCTGGGAGGGCCATCTTCCGTCTCCAAAACACAGCAGCAGCGATGAGTCGCCCAAGAGTGGCGTGACCCGTGACAGGAAGATCATTCCTCTCAAAATGAGCTACATCAGCCGAAACCTTACAATGCCTGACCTGGAAAAcag GTTGTTGGAGCTTCACTCTCCAGACGGTCAGCACACCGTGGTGTTGAGGTGTAAAGACGGGGCCAGTGCTCACTCCTGGTTCACAGCCATTCACACAAACATCGCCGCGCTGCTGCCACAAACGCTCATTCACATTAACTCCTTTCTGAGTAACTCTAACACAAACTGCACGCTCAAACACATCGGCTGGCTGGCGGAGCAG cTTGATGACAGCAGCCGGCATCAGTATAGACGAGTGGTGATGGCActaacagagaaagatattctgCTCTTCCATTCAGTGCCGTGGACGTATGAGCACTGGGCCACCCCTCTCCTCACACACCCACTTCTTGCTACACG ACTGGTTCACTCCGGCAGCGTTCGCAGCTCTCCGGCTCTGGGTGGAGATTTGTTTTTTGCCACACGCACAGGCACAGGTCGAGGGATTGAGTCGCACGTGTTTCGTGTGGAAACACACTGGGATTTGTCGACGTGGACGCGTGCGCTGGTGCAGGGTGGACATTCAGCTTCTGAGCTTATTAAAGAG GCTGTGTGTTAA
- the sntb2 gene encoding beta-2-syntrophin isoform X1, whose translation MAVWTRADKQGHLDLLLSDRWVRVSAELTRDTLKLTAESEPSGPAGYPEHNFHLKNGVSNGNEQNREIYPSRGQYDSQGRVNGTDSESSFPGYCDSEGVRIVRIVKQESGGLGISIKGGRENRMPILISKIFPGLAADQSRALRVGDAILSVNGSDLREATHDAAVQALKKAGKEVTLDVKYIREVSPLFKKSSVSTEPPWEGHLPSPKHSSSDESPKSGVTRDRKIIPLKMSYISRNLTMPDLENRLLELHSPDGQHTVVLRCKDGASAHSWFTAIHTNIAALLPQTLIHINSFLSNSNTNCTLKHIGWLAEQLDDSSRHQYRRVVMALTEKDILLFHSVPWTYEHWATPLLTHPLLATRLVHSGSVRSSPALGGDLFFATRTGTGRGIESHVFRVETHWDLSTWTRALVQGGHSASELIKEVSIGCVLNRQNVCLILHYDRGFTVTRESGESVLFHFPYERLKMSADDGVRNLYLDFGTPEGEMVFELHSGPKPVVFVLHSFLSAKLARLGLLT comes from the exons ATGGCTGTGTGGACCCGCGCGGACAAACAGGGTCATCTGGACCTGCTGCTAAGCGACCGCTGGGTTCGAGTCTCCGCCGAACTCACCCGGGACACTCTCAAGCTCACGGCGGAGAGCGAACCGAGTGGGCCCGCGGGCTATCCCGAGCACAACTTTCACTTAAAAAACGGCGTTTCCAATGGCAACGAACAGAACCGAGAGATTTATCCGAGCCGTGGACAGTACGACAGCCAGGGCCGGGTCAACGGGACAGACTCGGAATCCAGCTTCCCGGGTTATTGTGACTCGGAGGGGGTTCGGATTGTTCGGATAGTCAAACAGGAGTCGGGTGGACTGGGAATCAGCATCAAAGGTGGACGGGAGAACCGTATGCCCATCCTCATTTCGAAGATCTTTCCCGGTTTAGCGGCGGATCAGAGTCGAGCATTGCGCGTCGGTGACGCCATCCTATCCGTCAACGGTAGCGACCTCCGCGAAGCCACGCACGATGCGGCGGTGCAGGCGCTAAAGAAAGCCGGAAAAGAGGTGACGCTGGACG tgAAGTACATCAGAGAGGTTTCTCCTCTCTTTAAGAAGTCCTCCGTGAGCACAGAGCCGCCCTGGGAGGGCCATCTTCCGTCTCCAAAACACAGCAGCAGCGATGAGTCGCCCAAGAGTGGCGTGACCCGTGACAGGAAGATCATTCCTCTCAAAATGAGCTACATCAGCCGAAACCTTACAATGCCTGACCTGGAAAAcag GTTGTTGGAGCTTCACTCTCCAGACGGTCAGCACACCGTGGTGTTGAGGTGTAAAGACGGGGCCAGTGCTCACTCCTGGTTCACAGCCATTCACACAAACATCGCCGCGCTGCTGCCACAAACGCTCATTCACATTAACTCCTTTCTGAGTAACTCTAACACAAACTGCACGCTCAAACACATCGGCTGGCTGGCGGAGCAG cTTGATGACAGCAGCCGGCATCAGTATAGACGAGTGGTGATGGCActaacagagaaagatattctgCTCTTCCATTCAGTGCCGTGGACGTATGAGCACTGGGCCACCCCTCTCCTCACACACCCACTTCTTGCTACACG ACTGGTTCACTCCGGCAGCGTTCGCAGCTCTCCGGCTCTGGGTGGAGATTTGTTTTTTGCCACACGCACAGGCACAGGTCGAGGGATTGAGTCGCACGTGTTTCGTGTGGAAACACACTGGGATTTGTCGACGTGGACGCGTGCGCTGGTGCAGGGTGGACATTCAGCTTCTGAGCTTATTAAAGAGGTCTctatag GCTGTGTGTTAAACAGACAGAACGTGTGTCTGATCCTGCATTATGACCGAGGTTTCACTGTCACGCGTGAGTCTGGCGAATCAGTGTTGTTTCACTTTCCCTATGAGAGACTAAAGATGTCTGCAGATGATGGAGTCAGAAATCTCTACCTGGACTTCGGTACTCCAGAGGGGGAGATG GTTTTTGAGCTTCACTCGGGGCCAAAGCCAGTGGTCTTCGTGCTTCATTCGTTTCTTTCGGCCAAACTGGCCCGTTTGGGTCTACTCACGTAA